The Girardinichthys multiradiatus isolate DD_20200921_A chromosome 23, DD_fGirMul_XY1, whole genome shotgun sequence DNA segment ttaaacaacataacatgtttttttgagGAAGCTGGACAAGATTTTAGTTAGACCACAGGGATCTGCTGACTATAAAAGTGCATAAAATAGTAGAAATGGTCCCCAACAGTCCTGTTATTGTGTTGGTTGCTCTGTGTACTCATTCTCCTGGCCTGAGTCCTTTACATCACAAGCTGGGCAGCCATGTTTGTCCCCACTGACTCATGCTCTGCCCTCCTGAAGTTCCTTCAAAGCCCCTGTTGACCCCTGCTGGGATCCCTGTCAGCTCTGTCCAAAGTCAGTGAAGCCCTTGGATGCTGTGAAGGCATCAGGCTGCAGGGGGAAGAAATACTGCTGAGGAAGAAGGAAGCTGGTGTTCTGTGTGGGGTGAGAGGGCTGGTGGAGCTGCAGTTGTTGGTGCTGGAGGCCTCCTGTTATCGGCGCTGGTGGCGATGTGTAGGGGggaggtggtggtggaggtAGTAGAGTTTGTGGAGTCTGTGTGGGAGTGGAGGCTGAGGAGGAAACTGTGGCGGACACAAGGCAGCCATGCTGCTGCTGGCCCAGACCCCCCAGAGAAAACCTCCGCATGGAGCTACCACCACCGGCCGAGCTGGAGCTGGTGGTGGCCGTGCTGGACTGTCGAGATGGAGCACGTAGGCTCGGAGGTGCCGTGGTCAGGATCATGGGGATAGTCTCGCCTTGGCAGCTGCGCAGAGAGAAGCGGATGGGCTGCTGGGTGGGCTGCTTGGGCCGCAGGCAGGTGCAACAGTAGACCGCCACCAGGGAGCCAATGATGACGAAGGCGATGAAGATGCTTCCCACCATCAGGAAGGGAACATAGATTGGCTCTGAGTGAGAGGAGACGAGGCAGGTTAGATCTACAGCCATGATGGTAAACCTTAATATCTGTCAGatagtaaagaaaaaaataccctTCTATTTTTTGAGACACTTTTCTgaaacttttttatttcatgatcAGGTTATAGAAGTGTATCCACTGCTTATATGCACCTATATTCGCTCACTGGAGAAACTAGACTTGGTGATATGCACTTAATAAAAACAGtgctttgcagaagtattcCTACATTTACTGTCTCAACCACCgcaaacgtcaatgtatttcATGTGATTTTATCTAGTAAATAATTATGAAgtagaagaaaattatctttaatattttagtAGTAAAAGTCTGAAATATTGTCAAATTAATTTGTATTCTGTCCCCCTTCCCTTATTCTAaagcccctaaataaaatccagtgcaaccaatctCCAGTACtttttagaaccacctttagtTGTGACTACAGCTGCTGGGCTTTTTGTATACATCTCTACCAACTTTACACATCTAGAAACAGAATTTTCTGCctgttcttttttgcaaaatagctttaACCTCACAGACTGGATGAGAGTGTCTgcaaacagcagttttcaattctgttaacagattctcaattatcTGGACTATTTTATCACCTGAATACTGCTTTGTTTCAAACTATTCAGTTGAAGGTTTTGCTCTTTAGCTTCAGGATTGTTTCCCCGTTCAAAGGTGGAACCTGCCCactcttaagtcttttgcagcccctAACTGGTTCTCCATCCAggttgccctgtatttatctcCTTTAAACTCTGATCATCTTTTCCGACCCTGCTGTAGaaagcctccccacagcatgatgttgccaccaccatgtttcactgtgggataGTGTGTTTATCACATTGTAGGACTGAGTTTTTGTTCACTTCTCAACAGATGCGGATGCCTACTCCCCACTGACTGGACATGcataaaagcaatagaaaatgCTTTCAAGCAACACctgacatatttttttttaacttggtgGTCATTCCTCAAATTTCTAATGAcaccctgggcaactgcccataAGGCCCATATCAAAAACTGCCACTGGGTTAGTTTTCATTTAAAGATGTCAGACTAAAGGGGAGTGAACATAAACACCAGCctaacttttcagattttcatttgttgaAAACCATGGTAATCTTTTCCATCCATTTCCAAATAACATGCTAGTTTGTGGTCTATTGCATTAAATCCCAGCAAAATACATAAAGGTTTGTGGCTATAATATGATAAAATGTGACGTCGAAGGGATATGGATAATTTTTCAAAGAAGTTAAGCTGTACACAAAGAACTTTATCCAAACAAATGCATTATTATAAAAAGCACTTTATGTCATGCTGTTCTTTTTAAATCCTTGCAGTCTTTTGACCAAAACAGGGACACATTCCTGCTGAACACACAAACAGCTCAAGTTGCCCTTCATGAAGCCTGGTTGCGCTCAGGAAGGAAATCTGtgagcattttttattttatgagacACACGGTGAAATCAGTTCAGGAATTATCCGCGTTTCCTTTCtggaaattgaaagaaaagtgATAAAACCTCTGAGATTTAGGCAGCAGAGCATTAAAACCTACACAGCTCACTGCGGCTAATGCAACGCCTCAGCACGGTCTGTAAAAGCTGCAGAAATGTCTTCCAGTACAATAATGTTGTGATTAGTTCAGCTTAAAAACGAGTTATGTTTGGCAGCACAAAAGTGCAGGCTTGTGCAAGAACTGGTC contains these protein-coding regions:
- the shisa3 gene encoding protein shisa-3 homolog, which translates into the protein MVRLWNCLLLGYLTWNLRISDAQGEYCHGWLDTNGNYHEGFQCPEDFDTTDATVCCGSCALRYCCAAADARLDQGVCTNDREVDNTEFAPQPIYVPFLMVGSIFIAFVIIGSLVAVYCCTCLRPKQPTQQPIRFSLRSCQGETIPMILTTAPPSLRAPSRQSSTATTSSSSAGGGSSMRRFSLGGLGQQQHGCLVSATVSSSASTPTQTPQTLLPPPPPPPYTSPPAPITGGLQHQQLQLHQPSHPTQNTSFLLPQQYFFPLQPDAFTASKGFTDFGQS